A part of Uloborus diversus isolate 005 chromosome 6, Udiv.v.3.1, whole genome shotgun sequence genomic DNA contains:
- the LOC129223790 gene encoding uncharacterized protein LOC129223790 — protein sequence MGASKKWATWAALSCLVLSVSGGYLSLGGGGGGYGGGGGGGYGSGGGGGYGGGGGGGYGGGGGGGYGGGGGKGGGGDTIFIAVPIQSGGGHGGGGGGYGGGGGGYGGGGGGYGGGGGGYGGGGGGGKGGFGGLGGGYGGGKGGGGGGYGGGGKGGGGGGYSFASLGGGGYGSGGGGYGGGGKGGSGGLGGGYGGGGGGGYGGGGSGGYGGGGGKGGNGGVAIVGISLTSLGGGHGGSGGGGGYGGGSSGGYGGSSGGGYGSGGGGYGGGGGGYGSGGGGYGGGGKGGGGGGSSGY from the exons ATGGGAGCTTCCAAG AAATGGGCCACGTGGGCAGCGTTGAGCTGTTTAGTGCTTTCCGTCTCTGGCGGATATCTTAGTCTCGGAGGAGGCGGCGGCGGCTACGGCGGTGGCGGCGGAGGAGGATACGGTAGCGGAGGTGGAGGAGGATATGGCGGAGGTGGTGGAGGAGGATATGGAGGTGGAGGTGGCGGAGGATATGGAGGCGGTGGAGGAAAAGGTGGTGGTGGAGATACCATCTTCATAGCCGTCCCAATTCAATCCGGTGGAGGACACGGAGGCGGTGGCGGTGGATACGGAGGAGGTGGTGGTGGATACGGAGGAGGTGGCGGTGGCTACGGAGGTGGCGGCGGTGGATACGGAGGTGGAGGCGGAGGCGGAAAAGGAGGATTTGGAGGCCTCGGCGGTGGATATGGCGGCGGAAAGGGAGGCGGAGGAGGCGGATATGGCGGTGGAGGAAAAGGAGGCGGAGGAGGAGGGTACTCTTTCGCCAGTTTAGGAGGCGGAGGATATGGCAGTGGAGGAGGTGGATACGGTGGAGGTGGAAAAGGAGGATCCGGAGGCCTCGGAGGTGGATATGGAGGCGGCGGAGGAGGAGGTTATG GCGGCGGTGGATCCGGAGGATATGGCGGCGGAGGAGGAAAAGGAGGCAATGGAGGAGTTGCCATCGTCGGAATTAGTTTGACCAGTCTTGGAGGAGGCCACGGCGGTAGCGGCGGTGGTGGCGGATACGGAGGTGGATCCAGCGGAGGATATGGCGGAAGTTCTGGTGGTGGATATGGCAGTGGCGGAGGAGGATATGGCGGTGGCGGAGGAGGATATGGCAGCGGTGGAGGAGGATATGGCGGCGGTGGAAAAGGAGGCGGAGGAGGAGGTAGCAGTGGCTACTAA